A window from Saccharomyces cerevisiae S288C chromosome XIII, complete sequence encodes these proteins:
- the PRM15 gene encoding phosphoribomutase PRM15 (Phosphoribomutase; catalyzes interconversion of ribose-1-phosphate and ribose-5-phosphate; has some phosphoglucomutase activity but primary activity in vivo is phosphoribomutase; contributes to ribose recycling in the pentose phosphate pathway; transcription induced in response to stress; green fluorescent protein (GFP)-fusion protein localizes to the cytoplasm and nucleus; non-essential), translated as MLQGILETVPSDLKDPISLWFKQDRNPKTIEEVTALCKKSDWNELHKRFDSRIQFGTAGLRSQMQAGFSRMNTLVVIQASQGLATYVRQQFPDNLVAVVGHDHRFHSKEFARATAAAFLLKGFKVHYLNPDHEFVHTPLVPFAVDKLKASVGVMITASHNPKMDNGYKVYYSNGCQIIPPHDHAISDSIDANLEPWANVWDFDDVLNKALKQGKLMYSREEMLKLYLEEVSKNLVEINPLKLEVKAKPWFVYTPMHGVGFDIFSTIVKKTLCLVEGKDYLCVPEQQNPDPSFPTVGFPNPEEKGALDIGINLAEKHDIDLLVANDPDADRFSVAVKDMQSGEWRQLTGNEIGFLFAFYEYQKYKSMDKEFQHVHPLAMLNSTVSSQMIKKMAEIEGFHYEDTLTGFKWIGNRAILLEKKGYYVPFGFEEAIGYMFPAMEHDKDGISASIVFLQAYCKWKIDHNLDPLNVLENGFKKYGVFKEYNGYYVVPNPTVTKDIFDYIRNVYTPEGASYPSSIGEEIEVLYYRDLTTGYQSDTINHKPTLPVDPTSQMITVSARPSNGSENEHIRFTIRGSGTEPKLKVYIEACANEEQRASFLAKLTWNVLRREWFRPDEMNIVTKF; from the coding sequence atgttgCAAGGAATTTTAGAAACCGTACCATCTGACTTGAAAGATCCGATATCATTATGGTTTAAGCAAGACCGCAACCCAAAAACTATAGAAGAGGTCACCGCTCTCTGCAAAAAATCCGACTGGAATGAGTTACACAAAAGATTTGATTCTAGAATTCAGTTTGGCACTGCTGGTTTAAGATCGCAAATGCAAGCTGGCTTTAGCAGGATGAATACTTTAGTAGTCATACAAGCGTCTCAGGGATTGGCAACTTATGTAAGACAACAGTTTCCAGACAATTTGGTAGCTGTTGTGGGACACGATCATAGATTCCATTCTAAGGAGTTCGCTAGAGCTACTGCTGCtgcatttcttttaaaagGATTTAAGGTACATTATTTGAATCCTGACCACGAATTTGTTCATACCCCTTTAGTTCCCTTTGCAGTGGATAAGCTAAAGGCCTCCGTTGGCGTAATGATAACAGCAAGTCACAACCCAAAAATGGATAATGGATATAAAGTATACTATTCCAATGGATGCCAAATCATTCCACCTCACGATCATGCCATCTCTGATTCCATTGACGCAAATTTAGAACCATGGGCCAATGTGTGGGATTTCGACGATGTTCTAAATAAGGCTCTCAAACAAGGGAAATTGATGTATTCCAGAGAAGAAATGCTGAAGTTATATTTAGAGGAGGTTTCTAAAAATCTGGTAGAAATCAACCCATTAAAGCTTGAAGTAAAAGCCAAACCTTGGTTCGTTTACACTCCAATGCATGGGGTTGGATTTGACATTTTCAGCACCATCGTAAAAAAAACACTGTGCCTGGTAGAAGGTAAGGATTACCTATGTGTTCCTGAACAACAAAATCCAGATCCTTCTTTCCCAACTGTTGGATTTCCTAAccctgaagaaaaaggtgCTTTAGACATTGGTATAAACTTGGCTGAAAAACATGACATTGACTTACTTGTTGCCAACGACCCTGACGCTGATAGATTCTCTGTTGCTGTTAAAGATATGCAGTCAGGCGAATGGCGACAACTAACAGGTAACGAAATcggttttctttttgcatTTTATGAATATcagaaatataaaagtaTGGACAAAGAATTTCAGCACGTTCATCCGTTGGCTATGTTAAATTCAACAGTGTCTTCacaaatgataaaaaaaatggcagaAATAGAAGGGTTCCATTATGAGGATACATTAACAGGATTTAAGTGGATCGGAAATCGTGCCATACtcttggaaaagaaaggctATTACGTTCCTTTTGGATTCGAGGAAGCAATAGGCTACATGTTTCCAGCAATGGAGCATGATAAGGATGGTATCAGTGCATCCATTGTCTTCTTGCAAGCCTACTGTAAGTGGAAAATAGACCACAATTTGGACCCGCTAAATGTCTTAGAAAATggcttcaaaaaatatggcGTGTTCAAAGAGTACAATGGCTATTATGTCGTTCCAAATCCAACTGTTACAAAAGATATATTTGACTACATCAGGAATGTCTACACTCCTGAGGGCGCGTCATATCCTTCATCTATTGGTGAAGAAATCGAAGTACTTTACTATCGAGATTTAACCACTGGTTACCAATCGGATACCATAAATCATAAACCTACTCTACCCGTCGATCCTACATCACAAATGATAACAGTATCTGCTAGACCAAGTAACGGTAGTGAGAATGAGCATATCCGCTTCACTATTCGCGGGTCCGGAACAGAACCAAAACTTAAAGTATATATTGAAGCTTGCgcaaatgaagaacaaagagCCTCTTTCTTGGCGAAATTGACTTGGAATGTGCTGAGACGTGAATGGTTTAGACCAGATGAAATGAATATAgttacaaaattttga
- the ATR2 gene encoding Atr2p (Putative boron transporter involved in boron efflux and resistance; overexpression mutant but not null mutant displays boron tolerance phenotype; identified as a heat-induced gene in a high-throughout screen; YMR279C is not an essential gene; YMR279C has a paralog, ATR1, that arose from the whole genome duplication): MFSIFKKKTSVQGTDSEIDEKITVKAKDKVVVSTEDEEVTTIVSSTKSTQVTNDSPWQDPTYFSSFGKELMFIATCMLAQLLNQAGQTHALCIMNVLSKSFNSEANNQAWLMASFPLAAGSFILISGRLGDIYGLKKMLIVGYVIVIVWSIISGLSKYSNSDAFFITSRAFQGVGIAFILPNIMGLVGHVYKVGSFRKNIVISFIGACAPTGGMFGGLFGGLIVTEDPNQWPWVFYAFGIATFLSLLMAWYSIPNNVPTNIHGLSMDWTGSALAIIGLILFNFVWNQAPIVGWDKPYIIVLLIISVIFLVAFFVYESKYAEVPLLPRAMTKNRHMIMILLAVFLGWGSFGIWTFYYVSFQLNLRHYSPVWTGGTYFVFVIFGSMAAFFVAFSIKRLGPALLLCFSLMAFDAGSIMFSVLPVEQSYWKLNFAMQAILCFGMDLSFPASSIILSDGLPMQYQGMAGSLVNTVINYSASLCLGMGGTVEHQINKSGNDLLKGYRAAVYLGVGLASLGVVISVTYMLENLWNRHRKSEDRSLEA, translated from the coding sequence ATGTTTTCaatcttcaaaaagaaaacgagCGTGCAGGGCACGGACTCTGAGATAGATGAGAAAATTACAGTGAAAGCAAAAGATAAAGTAGTGGTTTCCacagaagatgaagaggtGACAACAATTGTTTCTTCAACCAAATCAACTCAAGTGACCAATGACTCACCATGGCAGGACCCCACTTACTTCAGTTCCTTTGGGAAAGAATTAATGTTCATAGCGACATGCATGTTGGCACAGTTATTGAATCAAGCGGGCCAAACACACGCTCTCTGTATAATGAACGTTCTTTCGAAATCCTTTAATTCAGAAGCAAACAATCAGGCATGGTTGATGGCATCTTTTCCCTTGGCTGCTGGGTCGTTCATCCTTATTAGTGGGAGGTTAGGAGATATTTATggattgaagaaaatgttgaTCGTTGGTTATGTCATCGTAATCGTTTGGTCTATAATTTCTGGTCTCTCCAAATACTCTAATAGCGACGCGTTTTTCATTACGAGCCGTGCGTTCCAAGGAGTTGGAATTGCGTTTATTTTACCAAATATTATGGGGCTTGTTGGTCATGTTTATAAGGTCGGTTCATTCAGGAAGAACATTGTTATTAGTTTCATCGGCGCATGTGCTCCAACAGGCGGCATGTTTGGTGGATTATTCGGGGGGTTAATTGTCACTGAAGACCCCAATCAGTGGCCTTGGGTATTTTATGCCTTTGGTATTGCAACGTTTCTAAGTTTATTAATGGCATGGTACTCCATCCCAAACAACGTTCCCACAAATATTCATGGGCTTTCGATGGATTGGACTGGGTCCGCGCTTGCCATTATCGGGCTgattcttttcaactttgTCTGGAATCAAGCACCAATAGTTGGCTGGGACAAACCTTATATCATTGTTCTTTTGATAATATCTGTGATATTCTTGGttgctttttttgtttacgAAAGTAAATACGCAGAGGTTCCTCTTCTACCACGTGCAATGACGAAGAACCGTCATATGATTATGATATTATTGGCGGTATTCCTGGGATGGGGGTCGTTTGGTATTTGGACATTCTATTATGTTTCCTTCCAACTAAATTTGAGGCATTACAGTCCTGTTTGGACCGGAGGTACGTATTTCGTTTTCGTAATTTTCGGATCCATGGCTGCATTCTTCGTTGCCTTTTCTATCAAGAGATTAGGACCAGCTCTACTACTATGTTTTTCACTAATGGCATTTGACGCTGGTTCCATAATGTTTAGTGTATTGCCAGTGGAACAAAGCTATTGGAAGTTGAACTTTGCGATGCAGGCTATCTTATGTTTTGGTATGGACCTGTCCTTCCCGGCATCATCCATTATATTGAGTGACGGGCTTCCAATGCAGTATCAAGGTATGGCTGGATCATTAGTAAACACCGTTATTAATTATTCAGCGTCTCTATGTTTAGGTATGGGAGGCACTGTTGAACACcaaattaataaaagcGGCAATGATTTGTTGAAAGGTTACCGAGCAGCTGTATATCTGGGAGTTGGGCTCGCTTCTCTTGGTGTTGTGATTAGTGTGACTTACATGCTTGAAAACCTTTGGAATCGACACAGAAAATCTGAAGATAGAAGTTTGGAGGCATAA